The proteins below are encoded in one region of bacterium:
- a CDS encoding hydrogenase maturation protease has protein sequence MRAPLKQELHGLLNGKKAVLLGIGRTGCGDDAFGPLLAQRLGSRGRLTALVVEELPENYTEPIRRLAPQTILLADAVDFNGQAGQVVLLQEEELTAVSCSAHHASLRPLMRYLSLTTGAQVRLLGVQPDACRPQTTLSRPVSEALSVLHSLLSHGETEEETSRWTP, from the coding sequence ATGCGCGCTCCGTTGAAGCAAGAATTGCATGGGCTGTTGAACGGGAAAAAAGCGGTGTTGCTGGGTATCGGCCGCACGGGGTGCGGCGACGATGCCTTTGGTCCGCTGCTGGCGCAACGGCTCGGCAGCCGCGGCCGACTGACCGCCCTGGTGGTTGAAGAGCTTCCGGAAAACTACACAGAGCCCATCAGGCGCCTGGCGCCGCAGACGATTTTGCTGGCCGATGCTGTGGATTTCAACGGCCAAGCCGGCCAAGTGGTGTTGCTGCAGGAGGAGGAGTTGACCGCTGTATCCTGCTCAGCGCACCATGCGTCCCTGCGGCCGCTCATGCGCTATCTGTCGTTAACCACCGGCGCCCAGGTGAGGTTGCTGGGCGTTCAACCCGACGCCTGCAGGCCGCAAACAACCTTGAGCCGGCCGGTGTCGGAAGCGCTGTCTGTGTTGCACTCCCTGCTGTCGCATGGTGAGACCGAAGAGGAAACGTCTAGATGGACACCCTGA
- a CDS encoding oxidoreductase codes for MDTLIILLFVLPLLGVVLVAFGRSSQADRLALPAISATLLVLVLLLATADLVAPVVRVVISWNWLQGLQPPLSFGYQLDPLSWLLLTIVVVLGFLVFVFSKTYLSDQNKEHPGAEGKARHHAWLLLFVVAMIGVAVSPNLLQLFFFWETTTLCSWALISHYRNAESLRAGFKALLMTFSGGIFFALGLVLLFAQTRSFEFSALRELPQAWRFWVFGCFVVAAWAKSAQVPFYTWLPDAMAAPTTVSMYLHAAAMVKAGVFLIARLTLANQELSFGAGVLLAAMAVVTMITALLLFFYQNDLKRLLAYSTIAHLSYVLFGLGLGVMGSGLGWYAGVMHIMNHSAAKGLLFLCVGAVSYTAGTRQISELSGLARTAPLIAGAFFVGMLALLGVPPFSCFYSKFYLLTAAVNLGGVAGFTLLIPFILEMVVAFAWFLHIGHKVFFGPVSEPAGRAANPPLSMSVVLILLMLFTLAAPYFALHLMRCFGL; via the coding sequence ATGGACACCCTGATCATCCTGCTGTTCGTATTACCCCTTTTGGGCGTCGTGCTCGTAGCCTTTGGCCGATCTTCCCAAGCTGACCGTTTGGCGTTGCCGGCCATCTCTGCGACCCTGCTCGTTCTGGTGCTGTTGCTGGCGACGGCTGATCTGGTTGCACCGGTCGTGCGCGTTGTCATCTCTTGGAATTGGCTGCAGGGTCTGCAGCCGCCGCTGAGCTTTGGTTATCAACTGGATCCCTTGAGCTGGTTGTTGTTGACGATCGTTGTGGTGCTGGGCTTCCTGGTCTTTGTTTTTTCCAAGACCTATCTCAGCGATCAGAACAAAGAACACCCGGGGGCAGAGGGAAAGGCCCGTCATCATGCCTGGCTGTTGCTGTTTGTCGTCGCGATGATCGGCGTGGCGGTGTCGCCCAATCTATTGCAGTTGTTTTTCTTTTGGGAGACGACGACCCTCTGCTCGTGGGCGCTCATCTCTCACTACCGGAATGCCGAATCCCTGCGCGCCGGATTCAAAGCGCTGTTGATGACCTTCAGCGGCGGTATCTTTTTTGCCCTAGGTCTGGTTTTGCTTTTCGCGCAAACACGCAGCTTTGAATTTTCCGCTCTGCGCGAGTTGCCCCAAGCGTGGCGGTTCTGGGTTTTCGGCTGTTTTGTCGTGGCCGCTTGGGCTAAATCTGCACAGGTGCCGTTCTACACCTGGTTGCCCGATGCCATGGCTGCGCCGACGACGGTCTCTATGTATCTACATGCGGCGGCGATGGTCAAGGCCGGCGTGTTTTTGATCGCCCGCCTGACCTTGGCGAATCAGGAGCTCTCCTTCGGCGCGGGCGTGCTGCTGGCCGCCATGGCAGTGGTCACCATGATCACGGCGTTGCTGTTGTTCTTTTATCAAAATGATTTGAAGCGGTTGCTGGCCTATTCCACCATCGCGCATCTTTCCTACGTGTTGTTCGGCCTGGGTCTTGGTGTCATGGGCAGCGGTCTCGGCTGGTACGCCGGCGTCATGCACATCATGAACCACAGCGCGGCCAAAGGGCTGTTGTTTCTCTGCGTCGGCGCGGTTTCTTATACAGCCGGGACGCGGCAAATCAGCGAACTGAGCGGGTTGGCCAGAACCGCGCCGTTGATCGCCGGTGCGTTTTTCGTCGGCATGCTGGCGCTCCTCGGCGTGCCGCCGTTTTCCTGCTTTTACAGTAAATTTTATCTGCTCACCGCTGCAGTGAATCTCGGCGGTGTGGCGGGTTTCACTTTGCTCATACCCTTTATCCTGGAGATGGTCGTCGCCTTCGCCTGGTTTTTGCATATCGGACACAAGGTGTTTTTCGGCCCGGTCTCAGAGCCGGCCGGCCGGGCAGCCAATCCGCCGCTGTCCATGAGCGTGGTGCTGATCTTGTTAATGCTATTCACCCTGGCTGCTCCCTATTTTGCGTTGCACCTGATGCGCTGTTTCGGTCTGTAA
- a CDS encoding hydrogenase has translation MQKLYLPQLAVIDQIVDETADTKTFTMHFDDPQYNAGFRYLSGQFVEASVLGVGEAPFGFCSNPNRSGTFAITVRAIGRVTRAMHAMQPGDLLGIRAPLGNHFPLQEVQGYDILFVAGGIGLPPLRSLIEPMLDIREKFGRFTILYGARTPADRVYKARLEEWAQRKDLTLLQTVDVPDENWTGPVGVVTTLFEHTHIDPAATVAFTCGPPVMIRFVIQDLLAMGLPEDHIISTLERYMKCGVGKCGHCAIGHKYICVDGPVFSWRQIKKLPER, from the coding sequence ATGCAAAAACTCTATCTTCCCCAGCTTGCCGTGATCGATCAGATCGTCGATGAAACGGCGGACACCAAAACGTTCACCATGCACTTTGACGATCCGCAGTACAACGCCGGGTTCCGCTATTTGTCCGGCCAATTTGTGGAGGCGTCGGTGTTAGGCGTCGGCGAAGCGCCGTTTGGTTTCTGTTCCAATCCCAACCGCAGCGGAACGTTCGCCATCACTGTGCGCGCCATCGGCCGGGTGACCCGTGCCATGCACGCTATGCAACCCGGCGATCTATTGGGAATACGGGCGCCGTTGGGCAACCACTTTCCTTTGCAGGAAGTCCAGGGCTATGATATTCTCTTTGTCGCCGGCGGTATTGGATTGCCGCCGCTCAGATCTCTCATTGAACCCATGCTGGACATACGCGAAAAGTTCGGCCGCTTCACCATCCTTTACGGCGCCCGCACGCCGGCGGACCGGGTTTATAAAGCACGGCTGGAGGAATGGGCGCAGCGCAAAGATCTGACGCTGCTGCAGACGGTGGATGTACCGGATGAGAACTGGACCGGGCCGGTGGGTGTCGTGACCACGTTATTCGAACATACGCACATCGATCCTGCAGCAACCGTGGCGTTCACCTGCGGGCCGCCGGTGATGATCCGTTTTGTGATTCAGGATCTGTTGGCCATGGGACTTCCCGAGGACCATATCATCTCCACACTGGAGCGCTATATGAAGTGCGGAGTGGGCAAGTGCGGCCACTGTGCCATCGGCCATAAATACATCTGCGTGGATGGGCCGGTTTTCTCTTGGCGGCAGATAAAAAAACTGCCGGAGCGATAA